A part of Brachybacterium faecium DSM 4810 genomic DNA contains:
- a CDS encoding tRNA (adenine-58-N(1)-) methyltransferase (PFAM: Methyltransferase domain) — protein sequence MLADMTDQPQPAAPYGAPGPAPRAPRRGLDRTGPFALGDKVQLADTKNRLHTITLKPGGEFHTHRGVLHHDALIGAEDGVVVEDSRGTRYQALRPLYADYMLSMPRGAAIIYPKDSAQILMWGDIFPGARVLEAGVGSGGLTTALLRAVGPEGSVHSIERREDFAEVARENVETFFGGPNPAWQLSVGDFQDLAPTLAPGEPAVDRVVLDMLAPWECVDAAAQVLVSGGVFLAYVATVTQLSRTAEALRAHGEFAEPDAWESFVRPWHLEGLAVRPKHRMNAHTGFLLTARRTAHGQEALTRATRPAPGSRDAEELDHADNDGFGGSENEWGPQDLGERGVAPRKLKRALRDIRQGRDR from the coding sequence ATGCTGGCGGACATGACTGATCAGCCGCAGCCCGCCGCCCCCTACGGTGCGCCGGGTCCCGCGCCCCGCGCGCCCCGTCGCGGCCTGGATCGCACCGGCCCCTTCGCGCTCGGCGACAAGGTGCAGCTCGCCGACACCAAGAACCGCCTGCACACCATCACCCTCAAGCCGGGCGGAGAGTTCCACACCCACCGCGGCGTGCTCCACCACGACGCTCTCATCGGCGCCGAGGACGGCGTGGTGGTCGAGGACAGCCGCGGCACGCGCTACCAGGCGCTGCGCCCGCTGTACGCCGACTACATGCTCTCGATGCCGCGCGGCGCCGCGATCATCTATCCCAAGGACTCGGCGCAGATCCTCATGTGGGGGGACATCTTCCCCGGCGCCCGCGTGCTCGAGGCCGGCGTCGGCTCCGGCGGGCTCACCACCGCGCTGCTGCGCGCCGTCGGCCCCGAGGGCTCCGTGCACTCGATCGAGCGGCGCGAGGACTTCGCCGAGGTGGCCCGCGAGAACGTCGAGACGTTCTTCGGCGGCCCGAACCCCGCCTGGCAGCTCTCCGTGGGGGACTTCCAGGACCTCGCCCCGACGCTCGCGCCCGGCGAGCCGGCCGTCGACCGCGTGGTGCTGGACATGCTCGCCCCCTGGGAGTGCGTGGACGCCGCCGCGCAGGTGCTCGTCTCCGGCGGGGTGTTCCTCGCCTACGTCGCGACCGTCACCCAGCTCTCCCGCACCGCGGAGGCGCTGCGCGCCCACGGCGAGTTCGCCGAGCCCGACGCCTGGGAGTCCTTCGTGCGCCCCTGGCACCTCGAGGGCCTCGCGGTGCGGCCCAAGCACCGCATGAACGCCCACACCGGCTTCCTGCTCACCGCCCGCCGCACCGCCCACGGGCAGGAGGCGCTCACCCGCGCCACCCGGCCCGCCCCCGGCTCGCGCGACGCGGAGGAGCTCGACCACGCCGACAACGACGGCTTCGGCGGCTCCGAGAACGAGTGGGGACCGCAGGACCTGGGGGAGCGCGGGGTCGCGCCGCGGAAGCTCAAGCGCGCGCTGCGCGACATCAGGCAGGGTCGCGATCGCTGA
- a CDS encoding Zn-dependent protease (PFAM: Peptidase family M50): MMTSPTVRLGPLPPLQISPATLITVALFAVLMYPALARDGAPATTVAPLAIGIGLFMIVSVLVHEAAHALVARAFGASIDHIALTLWGGHTQYRSRDMSALGSVLVSLSGPAANLMLAGLARGLEQVLVPGGAAAVFFSVSAWLNLVLAIFNLLPGLPMDGGRALESILGAVLGDPLRGTRITAWIGRLLAAAVIVLPLWRILEAGGAGSISLLTLVWALLIAGMLWQGATRALHGAALGARIRTLDAAGLATPLRIVDAQLPLAALDAAGPHPAAAPTTPTAPSTSIAQAASPDLDSFLVLDRSAARAGLVGRAARIDPAAAAAVPAPQRAATPVAAVARTIGDLGALPATLRGDALIDAMLSRPAPAYLVLGEDGAARGVIMSADVNALLRGR; encoded by the coding sequence ATGATGACGAGCCCGACGGTGCGACTCGGTCCGCTGCCGCCGCTCCAGATCAGCCCGGCCACCCTGATCACGGTGGCGCTGTTCGCGGTGCTGATGTACCCGGCCCTCGCCCGCGACGGGGCCCCGGCCACCACGGTGGCGCCGCTGGCGATCGGCATCGGGCTGTTCATGATCGTCTCGGTGCTGGTGCACGAGGCCGCCCACGCGCTGGTCGCCCGGGCCTTCGGCGCCTCCATCGACCACATCGCCCTGACCCTGTGGGGAGGGCACACCCAGTACCGCTCCCGCGACATGTCCGCGCTCGGCTCGGTGCTCGTCTCCCTCTCGGGCCCGGCGGCGAACCTGATGTTGGCGGGGCTCGCCCGCGGCCTCGAGCAGGTGCTCGTCCCCGGCGGTGCCGCGGCGGTGTTCTTCTCCGTCAGCGCCTGGCTGAACCTGGTCCTGGCGATCTTCAACCTGCTGCCCGGGCTGCCGATGGACGGCGGGCGCGCCCTCGAATCGATCCTCGGCGCGGTGCTCGGGGATCCGCTGCGCGGCACCCGCATCACCGCGTGGATCGGGCGCCTGCTGGCCGCAGCGGTGATCGTCCTGCCGCTGTGGCGGATCCTCGAGGCCGGTGGGGCGGGCAGCATCTCCCTGCTCACGCTGGTCTGGGCGCTGCTGATCGCCGGGATGCTCTGGCAGGGCGCGACCCGCGCCCTGCACGGCGCCGCGCTCGGGGCGCGCATCCGCACCCTCGACGCCGCCGGCCTCGCCACCCCGCTGCGGATCGTGGACGCCCAGCTGCCCTTGGCGGCCCTCGACGCGGCGGGCCCGCACCCCGCCGCGGCCCCGACGACACCGACCGCTCCGTCCACATCGATCGCTCAGGCCGCGTCACCGGATCTGGACTCCTTCCTGGTCCTCGACCGCAGCGCGGCCCGCGCCGGTCTCGTCGGCCGGGCCGCCCGGATCGATCCCGCAGCGGCCGCGGCGGTGCCGGCCCCGCAGCGGGCCGCGACCCCGGTGGCCGCGGTGGCCCGCACGATCGGCGACCTCGGCGCCCTGCCCGCCACGCTGCGGGGCGACGCGCTGATCGACGCGATGCTCTCCCGTCCGGCCCCCGCCTACCTCGTCCTCGGCGAGGACGGCGCCGCCCGCGGTGTGATCATGAGCGCGGATGTCAACGCGCTCCTGCGCGGACGGTGA
- a CDS encoding Protein of unknown function DUF75 (PFAM: Protein of unknown function DUF75) — protein MSRIAITAFSGWNDAGDAATGVIEHLHEVWPSRPVGAVDAEEYIDFQINRPEIRTTDEGLRVLDWPDTRLHLVTPPRGPEIITVLGPEPSLHWKRFCDEVLEQLQALGVSAIASLGALLADSPHSRPLPVTARVETVPAQTVEESELYSGPIGVPTILARRTASAGLRTTSIWVQVPHYVSQNTSPKAVLALMREVQDMVSAPIPLEELIEDAEAWERGVDELARTDEDVAEYVRRLERAQDAAGLPEASGDAIAREFEQFLRRRRDAD, from the coding sequence ATGAGTCGAATCGCCATCACGGCTTTCAGCGGATGGAATGACGCCGGCGACGCGGCCACCGGGGTGATCGAGCATCTGCACGAGGTCTGGCCCTCCCGGCCCGTGGGAGCGGTCGATGCGGAGGAGTACATCGACTTCCAGATCAACCGCCCCGAGATCCGCACCACCGACGAGGGGCTGCGGGTCCTCGACTGGCCGGACACCCGATTGCACCTGGTGACCCCGCCGCGCGGACCGGAGATCATCACCGTGCTGGGCCCGGAGCCGTCGCTGCACTGGAAACGCTTCTGCGACGAGGTGCTCGAGCAGCTGCAGGCGCTCGGCGTCAGCGCCATCGCCTCGCTCGGCGCGCTGCTGGCCGATTCCCCGCATTCCCGCCCGCTGCCGGTCACGGCTCGGGTCGAGACCGTCCCCGCCCAGACGGTGGAGGAGTCGGAGCTGTACTCGGGACCGATCGGCGTGCCCACGATCCTCGCGCGCCGCACCGCGAGCGCCGGGCTGCGCACCACCAGCATCTGGGTGCAGGTGCCCCATTACGTCTCGCAGAACACCTCGCCGAAGGCGGTGCTGGCCCTGATGCGCGAGGTGCAGGACATGGTGAGCGCACCGATCCCGCTCGAGGAGCTGATCGAGGACGCGGAGGCGTGGGAGCGCGGGGTCGACGAGCTCGCCCGCACCGACGAGGACGTCGCCGAGTACGTGCGGCGCCTGGAACGTGCGCAGGACGCGGCGGGCCTGCCCGAGGCCAGCGGCGACGCGATCGCCCGCGAGTTCGAGCAGTTCCTGCGCCGCCGCCGCGACGCGGACTGA
- a CDS encoding cysteinyl-tRNA synthetase (PFAM: tRNA synthetases class I (C) catalytic domain~TIGRFAM: cysteine--1-D-myo-inosityl 2-amino-2-deoxy-alpha-D-glucopyranoside ligase; cysteinyl-tRNA synthetase), whose product MRSWTSPALAPLPASGLPLRLHDTRTGRITPVVPLTPGTARLYVCGITPYDSTHLGHAATYHAADLMRRALRDSGLAVEMAQNVTDVDDPLLERADRDGVDWRELAASQSALFAEDMEALRVIAPETYRSVSEAMDEIIAVVLALHARGRAYPVEAADAAGPDWYLDLAADGALGDVSGWSEEQMLAVFAERGGDPDREGKRGRFDPLLWSAEREGEPAWDAGVLGRGRPGWHVECVCIAEEGIGLPFDVQAGGSDLIFPHHDLSAAHSVALGRPFAAAYAHSGMVGYQGEKMSKSLGNLVFVHRLVREGTDPMVIRLVLMAHHYRSDWEWTDGELDRAAERLKSYRLAARRGDHRPATVEALRAALRDDLDTVRALEALDAWAEGGSSSGAETDPAAPGDVPTAMDALFGITLQS is encoded by the coding sequence GTGCGTTCCTGGACCTCTCCCGCCCTTGCCCCTCTTCCCGCCTCCGGCCTGCCGCTGAGGCTGCATGACACCCGGACCGGGCGGATCACCCCCGTCGTCCCGCTCACGCCGGGCACCGCTCGGCTGTACGTCTGCGGGATCACCCCGTACGACTCCACCCATCTCGGCCACGCGGCGACCTATCATGCGGCGGATCTGATGCGACGGGCGCTGCGGGACTCCGGTCTCGCGGTGGAGATGGCGCAGAACGTCACCGACGTGGACGACCCGCTGCTCGAGCGCGCCGACCGCGACGGGGTGGACTGGCGCGAGCTCGCCGCCTCCCAGTCCGCGCTCTTCGCCGAGGACATGGAGGCGCTGCGGGTCATCGCCCCGGAGACGTACCGCTCCGTGAGCGAGGCGATGGACGAGATCATCGCCGTGGTGCTCGCCCTGCATGCACGGGGCCGGGCCTACCCGGTCGAGGCCGCGGATGCCGCCGGGCCGGACTGGTACCTCGACCTCGCGGCCGATGGCGCCCTCGGCGACGTCTCCGGCTGGTCCGAGGAGCAGATGCTCGCCGTGTTCGCCGAGCGGGGCGGCGATCCCGATCGCGAGGGCAAGCGCGGCCGCTTCGACCCGCTGCTGTGGAGCGCCGAGCGCGAGGGAGAGCCGGCCTGGGACGCGGGGGTGCTCGGCCGCGGGCGGCCCGGCTGGCACGTCGAGTGCGTGTGCATCGCGGAGGAGGGCATCGGGCTCCCCTTCGACGTGCAGGCCGGCGGCAGCGACCTGATCTTCCCCCACCACGATCTCAGCGCCGCCCACTCCGTGGCGCTGGGCCGTCCCTTCGCCGCCGCTTACGCGCACAGCGGCATGGTCGGCTACCAGGGCGAGAAGATGAGCAAGTCGCTGGGCAACCTCGTGTTCGTGCACCGGCTGGTGCGGGAGGGGACGGATCCGATGGTGATCCGCCTGGTGCTCATGGCGCACCACTACCGCAGCGACTGGGAGTGGACCGATGGGGAGCTCGACCGGGCCGCCGAGCGTCTGAAGAGCTACCGCCTCGCCGCCCGCCGCGGCGACCACCGCCCGGCGACGGTCGAGGCGCTGCGCGCCGCGCTCCGCGACGACCTCGACACGGTCCGCGCCCTCGAGGCGCTGGATGCCTGGGCCGAGGGCGGTTCCTCCTCCGGCGCCGAGACCGATCCTGCAGCGCCCGGCGACGTCCCCACGGCGATGGACGCCCTCTTCGGCATCACGCTGCAGTCCTGA
- a CDS encoding Undecaprenyl-diphosphatase (PFAM: Bacitracin resistance protein BacA~TIGRFAM: undecaprenyl-diphosphatase UppP): MSFIEAVILGLVQALTEFLPVSSSAHVRVVGELMAPGEDPGAAFTAIIQLGTEAAVLIYFWDDISRIIRKWFRALAGKIPHSDPDVRMGWLVIIGSIPIGVLGLLFEEQIDYSLRNLYITATMLILFGVLLAVADRIAPRRKELEKLTVRDGILFGLAQALALIPGVSRSGGTITAGLLMGYTRKAAARYAFLLAVPAVFASGLYKAAKEVPVLLTADGRAAAAAAGEPSLMAMIVATVVAFGVGYAVIVWFMRIIENHSYLMFVIYRIVAGLALLGLLWFGAVDPLGGA, translated from the coding sequence ATGTCGTTCATCGAGGCGGTCATCCTGGGTCTCGTCCAGGCGCTGACCGAGTTCCTCCCCGTCTCCTCGAGCGCCCACGTGCGCGTGGTCGGCGAGCTGATGGCCCCCGGCGAGGACCCGGGCGCGGCCTTCACGGCGATCATCCAGCTGGGGACCGAGGCCGCGGTGCTGATCTACTTCTGGGACGACATCAGCCGCATCATCCGCAAGTGGTTCCGGGCGCTCGCGGGCAAGATCCCGCACTCGGACCCCGATGTGCGGATGGGCTGGCTGGTGATCATCGGCTCGATCCCGATCGGCGTGCTCGGGCTGCTGTTCGAGGAGCAGATCGATTACAGCCTGCGCAACCTCTACATCACCGCGACGATGCTGATCCTCTTCGGCGTCCTGCTCGCCGTCGCGGACAGGATCGCGCCGCGGCGCAAGGAGCTCGAGAAGCTCACCGTGCGCGACGGCATCCTCTTCGGCCTCGCCCAGGCGCTCGCGCTCATCCCGGGGGTCTCCCGCTCGGGCGGCACGATCACGGCCGGGCTCCTCATGGGCTACACCCGCAAGGCCGCCGCCCGGTATGCCTTCCTGCTCGCGGTCCCCGCGGTCTTCGCCTCCGGTCTGTACAAGGCCGCCAAGGAGGTGCCGGTCCTGCTGACCGCCGACGGTCGCGCCGCGGCCGCCGCGGCGGGGGAGCCCTCGCTGATGGCGATGATCGTGGCCACCGTGGTGGCCTTCGGCGTCGGCTACGCGGTGATCGTCTGGTTCATGCGGATCATCGAGAACCACTCGTACCTCATGTTCGTGATCTACCGCATCGTGGCGGGCCTGGCGTTGCTGGGCCTGCTGTGGTTCGGCGCGGTCGACCCCCTGGGAGGGGCCTGA
- a CDS encoding rRNA methylase (PFAM: SpoU rRNA Methylase family), whose product MSARQSPRRGRPGTASPPARIERRNALFQQWQALLTNRTKRTRSGEMLIQGVRPITQAISHGVEIRALLSDGREQPSRWAQDLLANAPAPVVVLAPELMAELGEREDGAPELLALAAVPSDSLDRLEPTGASLVVVFDRPSGPGNIGSLARSVDALGADALLLTGHSADAWDPAAIRASTGSLFAVPVMRLPSHREVLDWLTRRRALGEPWTVLGLDEAGGHDLAAADLTGPTLLVVGNETVGMSSGWREACDVIAEIPMTGAASSLNASVAGSVALYEARRQRRAAAP is encoded by the coding sequence ATGAGCGCCCGGCAGTCCCCGCGCCGCGGCCGCCCGGGCACGGCCTCGCCGCCGGCACGGATCGAGCGCCGGAACGCCCTGTTCCAGCAATGGCAGGCGCTGCTGACCAACCGCACCAAGCGCACCCGCAGCGGCGAGATGCTGATCCAGGGCGTGCGACCGATCACCCAGGCGATCTCCCACGGCGTCGAGATCCGCGCCCTGCTCTCCGACGGGCGCGAGCAGCCCTCGCGCTGGGCGCAGGATCTGCTCGCGAACGCCCCGGCACCGGTGGTGGTGCTCGCCCCGGAGCTGATGGCCGAGCTGGGGGAGCGGGAGGACGGCGCACCGGAGCTCCTGGCGCTGGCCGCCGTCCCCTCCGACTCCCTCGACCGGCTGGAGCCCACCGGTGCCTCGCTGGTGGTGGTCTTCGACCGGCCCTCCGGGCCCGGCAACATCGGCTCCCTGGCCCGCTCGGTCGATGCGCTCGGCGCCGACGCGCTGCTGCTGACGGGCCACAGCGCGGATGCCTGGGATCCCGCTGCGATCCGTGCGAGCACCGGCTCCCTCTTCGCGGTCCCCGTGATGCGCCTGCCCTCCCACCGCGAGGTGCTCGACTGGCTCACCCGCCGCCGCGCCCTCGGCGAGCCGTGGACGGTGCTCGGCCTCGACGAGGCGGGCGGTCACGACCTGGCCGCCGCCGACCTCACGGGACCGACCCTGCTGGTCGTGGGCAACGAGACCGTGGGCATGAGCTCCGGGTGGCGCGAGGCCTGTGACGTGATCGCGGAGATCCCGATGACCGGGGCGGCCTCCTCCCTCAACGCCTCGGTGGCCGGGTCGGTCGCGCTCTACGAGGCCCGCCGCCAGCGCCGCGCCGCCGCGCCCTGA
- a CDS encoding predicted rRNA methylase SpoU family (PFAM: SpoU rRNA Methylase family~TIGRFAM: rRNA methylase, putative, group 2) — MVHVFLHEPVIAGNTGNAIRLSAVTGAHLHLIEPLGFDFEDAKLRRAGLDYHDLADVRLHADIDTALAAVPQARVFAFSSHTDVTFDSIDYTREDVLLFGTEPTGLPEEVMSHPRITSRVRIPMLPARRSLNLANAVSVAVYEAWRQLGYDGAGA; from the coding sequence ATGGTCCACGTCTTCCTCCACGAGCCCGTGATCGCCGGCAACACCGGCAACGCGATACGGCTGTCCGCCGTCACCGGCGCCCACCTCCACCTCATCGAGCCGCTCGGCTTCGACTTCGAGGACGCCAAGCTCCGCCGTGCCGGGCTGGACTATCACGACCTGGCCGACGTCCGCCTCCACGCGGACATCGACACCGCTCTCGCCGCGGTGCCGCAGGCGAGGGTCTTCGCCTTCTCGTCCCACACCGACGTGACCTTCGACAGCATCGACTACACCCGCGAGGACGTGCTGCTGTTCGGGACCGAGCCGACCGGCCTGCCCGAGGAGGTCATGTCCCATCCGCGGATCACCTCCCGGGTGCGGATCCCGATGCTCCCCGCCCGCCGCTCGCTGAATCTCGCCAACGCCGTCTCCGTCGCGGTCTACGAGGCCTGGCGGCAGCTCGGCTACGACGGGGCCGGGGCATGA
- a CDS encoding shikimate 5-dehydrogenase (PFAM: Shikimate / quinate 5-dehydrogenase; Shikimate dehydrogenase substrate binding domain): MSMRRFAVVGSPIGHSLSPVLHRTAYETLGITDADYARHDVPAGELESFLQDGPGRELSGLSVTMPGKPEAFTLAVEADATARALGIANTLLRRGDGRWRAENHDVHGIVAALRAHGVQAPRSGGVLGSGATALSAVAALLELGAETVLLSARSPHKLAPLEEFAAQRGARVHLVPWTQQHEVLETDAVISALAVEGAQAVAAQWSARSSLPRPGALLDVLYDPWPAPLAVVVASTGGEVADGLEMLAHQADMQLRSMLAIPAAPVPQMLAAARAALGRDASADGA; this comes from the coding sequence ATGAGCATGCGTCGCTTCGCCGTGGTCGGTTCGCCGATCGGGCATTCCCTCTCCCCGGTGCTGCACCGCACCGCCTACGAGACCCTCGGGATCACCGATGCGGACTACGCCCGCCATGACGTGCCCGCCGGGGAGCTGGAGAGCTTCCTCCAGGACGGACCGGGCCGCGAGCTCTCCGGCCTCTCCGTGACGATGCCCGGCAAGCCGGAGGCCTTCACCCTCGCGGTGGAGGCCGACGCGACCGCCCGCGCCCTCGGGATCGCGAACACGCTGCTGCGCCGGGGGGATGGCCGGTGGCGCGCCGAGAACCATGACGTGCACGGGATCGTCGCCGCCCTGCGCGCCCACGGCGTGCAGGCTCCGCGCAGCGGCGGGGTGCTCGGCTCCGGGGCGACCGCGCTGAGCGCCGTCGCGGCCCTGCTCGAGCTCGGTGCGGAGACGGTGCTGCTCTCGGCCCGCAGCCCGCACAAGCTCGCCCCGCTCGAGGAGTTCGCGGCGCAGCGCGGGGCGCGCGTCCACCTCGTGCCCTGGACTCAGCAGCACGAGGTGCTGGAGACGGACGCCGTGATCAGCGCCCTCGCGGTCGAGGGTGCGCAGGCGGTCGCCGCGCAGTGGAGCGCACGCTCCTCGCTCCCGCGCCCGGGCGCGCTGCTGGACGTCCTCTACGATCCCTGGCCGGCACCTCTCGCGGTCGTCGTGGCGAGCACCGGGGGAGAGGTGGCCGACGGGCTCGAGATGCTCGCCCACCAGGCCGACATGCAGCTGCGCTCGATGCTCGCCATCCCCGCCGCCCCGGTGCCGCAGATGCTCGCCGCCGCCCGCGCGGCGCTGGGCCGTGACGCCTCCGCCGACGGGGCCTGA
- a CDS encoding predicted periplasmic solute-binding protein (PFAM: Aminodeoxychorismate lyase~TIGRFAM: conserved hypothetical protein TIGR00247), with product MTDEDLSFDELAESQDEDAAPRRSGRRGRRRGPRRGGFLRGVLPVLLVLLVLVGIGLGAVQGYRWVTSNVSVEQEAPDFEGPGHGEVEVQVAEGDTGTDIATTLVDQGVIKTTGPFVTIFSSTPDAARIEPGIYRLQLEMTSADALNALLDPDNLAGHRVIIPEGKRLTEIWELLSAETDIPVEDFEAAAEDYTSYGIPENTAGTLEGYLWPGRYDIYEDATAEDIITMMWQRMEEQLVERGIPEEEWHRSLTLASLAEMEVRRSEDYGMVVRTILNRLEGTGEAEGSSMKLQFDSTVHYASGKSGSVATSDAERDTDSPYNTYKYEGLPPGPIAAPGGPALDAVADPPKGDWLYFVSVNTDTGETKFAATWAEHEENVKEWQAWEASKG from the coding sequence ATGACCGACGAGGACCTCTCCTTCGACGAGCTCGCCGAGTCCCAGGACGAGGACGCCGCCCCGCGGCGATCCGGCCGGCGCGGACGGCGGCGCGGTCCCCGCCGCGGCGGCTTCCTGCGCGGCGTGCTGCCCGTCCTGCTGGTCCTGCTGGTGCTGGTCGGCATAGGCCTCGGAGCGGTCCAGGGATATCGCTGGGTCACCTCGAACGTCAGCGTCGAGCAGGAGGCCCCCGATTTCGAGGGGCCCGGCCACGGCGAGGTGGAGGTGCAGGTCGCCGAGGGCGATACCGGCACGGACATCGCCACCACGCTCGTGGACCAGGGCGTCATCAAGACCACCGGACCGTTCGTGACGATCTTCAGCAGCACCCCGGACGCCGCGCGCATCGAGCCCGGCATCTACAGGCTCCAGCTCGAGATGACCTCGGCCGATGCGCTCAACGCGCTCCTGGATCCGGACAACCTCGCCGGCCACCGCGTGATCATCCCCGAGGGGAAGCGGCTCACCGAGATCTGGGAGCTGCTCTCCGCAGAGACGGACATCCCCGTCGAGGACTTCGAGGCCGCGGCGGAGGACTACACCTCCTACGGCATCCCCGAGAACACGGCCGGCACCCTGGAGGGCTACCTCTGGCCCGGCCGCTACGACATCTACGAGGACGCGACCGCCGAGGACATCATCACGATGATGTGGCAGCGCATGGAGGAGCAGCTCGTCGAGCGGGGGATCCCCGAAGAGGAGTGGCACCGGTCTCTGACCCTCGCCTCCCTCGCGGAGATGGAGGTGCGCCGCTCCGAGGACTACGGGATGGTGGTGCGCACCATCCTCAACCGGCTCGAGGGCACGGGAGAGGCGGAGGGCAGCTCGATGAAGCTGCAGTTCGACTCCACCGTCCACTACGCCAGCGGGAAGTCGGGCAGCGTCGCCACCTCGGATGCCGAGCGCGACACCGACAGCCCGTACAACACCTACAAGTACGAGGGCCTCCCGCCGGGCCCGATCGCCGCACCGGGCGGGCCGGCGCTCGATGCGGTCGCGGACCCGCCGAAGGGCGACTGGCTCTACTTCGTCAGCGTCAACACGGACACGGGCGAGACGAAGTTCGCCGCGACCTGGGCCGAGCATGAGGAGAACGTGAAGGAATGGCAGGCCTGGGAGGCGTCGAAGGGATGA
- a CDS encoding conserved hypothetical protein TIGR00250 (PFAM: Uncharacterised protein family (UPF0081)~TIGRFAM: conserved hypothetical protein TIGR00250), with amino-acid sequence MSVAEGTGAEAGGLPRGVRLGVDVGDVRVGLARSDLDGMIATPVETLERGSAVARVVEEARELEARVIMVGLPRSLNGAEGAAAQKARDFAAELLTSLASGPTEIEVRMIDERLTTVTAHQALHRSGRKGRKHRSVVDQVAAVMILQQALDTERATGARAGERVEAAAAEHPPDPTEEDAR; translated from the coding sequence ATGAGCGTGGCGGAGGGGACGGGCGCCGAGGCCGGCGGGCTGCCTCGAGGGGTCCGCCTCGGGGTCGACGTGGGCGATGTCCGCGTCGGCCTCGCCCGCAGCGACCTCGACGGGATGATCGCCACCCCGGTCGAGACCCTCGAGCGCGGCTCCGCCGTCGCGCGCGTCGTCGAGGAGGCTCGCGAGCTCGAGGCGCGTGTCATCATGGTGGGGCTTCCGCGGTCGCTCAACGGCGCCGAGGGCGCCGCCGCGCAGAAAGCGCGCGATTTCGCTGCGGAGCTCCTGACCTCGCTGGCCTCCGGGCCGACGGAGATCGAGGTCCGTATGATCGATGAGCGCCTGACGACGGTGACGGCGCATCAGGCGCTGCACCGCTCCGGCCGCAAGGGTCGCAAGCACCGCTCGGTGGTCGACCAGGTCGCCGCGGTGATGATCCTCCAGCAGGCGCTGGACACGGAACGGGCCACCGGCGCACGCGCAGGGGAGAGGGTCGAGGCCGCCGCGGCCGAGCACCCCCCGGACCCGACCGAGGAGGACGCCCGATGA